AGATGCAGACGCAGGTGGCGGAATTGCGCGAGGCCGAGACGTCGGCTCGTCTCGAGTCGCTGCGCTACCAGCTCAATCCGCATTTTCTGTTCAACACGCTCACCTCGATCCAGGAACTTGCGCACGAGGCACCGGCGCGCATCCCGCCTCTCGTCGCGCGTCTGGCCGACTTCCTGCGTCTACGACTCAAGCCGGAGCCGTTGCCCGTCATCACTCTGGCGAAGGAGTTGGAATCGGTGCGCTCCTACCTCGAGATCGAGCAGGTGCGCTTCGAGGAGCGGCTGAAGGTCGACTATGACATCTCTGCCGAGGCCGCCGCCTGTGCGTTGCCCGAGATGGTGCTCATGCCTCTCGTCGAGAATGCCGTGAAATACGGCTTCGAAGATTCCGACCGCGTCGGGATCCGCCTGATGGCGCGCGTGCAGGACGGCCGCTTGAACATTCGGGTGGAGAACAACGGTTCGTTGCACGAGGGGCGTCGCCGCGGCTCCGGCGCCGGGGTGGGGGTGGAAAACATCCGGCGGCGCCTCGAACTGCGCTACGGCAGCGCGGCCCGTTTCGATTTGCGGCAGGAGGGCGGACACGTGGTGGCGGAGGTGGAAATTCCGGCACAGACCCCGCAAGTATGAAGCCGGTGCGTTGCCTCGCTGTCGATGACGAGCGCCTTGCGCGCCGGCATGTCGTGCGTTTGCTTTCCACGCGCCCGGACATCGTGGTGGTGGGCGAAGCGGGCAGCAAAGCCTCCGCCCTGCGGGCCATTCGCGAGCACCAACCGGAATTGCTCCTGCTCGATGTGCAGATGCCGCGCGGTGGCGGTTTCGACGTGCTTGCCGCCTTGGACAACCCCCCGCATGTGATCTTCGTCACCGCATTCGACCGTCACGCCACCCACGCCTTCGAGGTCAACGCGATCGACTTCCTCCTCAAACCGATCAACGAGGAACGTTTCCACCGTTCCCTCGATCGCGCGGTGCGGCTCATCCGCAGCGGCGCACTCGATGTCGCGGCGGTCAGGCCGCAATTGCAACCGGACGATCTCGCGCTCGTGCCGCTCGGCGGATCGGGGCGCTTTGTCGGCGTGGACGACATTGTTCTTGTCGAAGCCCAGGGAAATTACTCGCGCATCACCACGCGCGACGGGAAACACCTCACCGCGCGGCAGACGCTCAAGCAGTGGTCTGCCTGCCTGCCGCCGGAAATGTTCGTGCAGCTCGATCGCGGGCTTATCGTCAATCGTCACTGCATCCGCACGGCCGAATTTTCCGTGCGCTCGGCGCTGGTCAGGCTCGGGGAGCACGGCCAGAAACTGCATTTGGGTGCGGCCGCGGCCTCGCGCTTGCGCGAATTGCTCGCGCCTTGAGACATTATCGCGCCGATTCGTCACGGTTTTACGCCGATTCGTCACATGTTTTTCGACGACACAAATAAATCGCGCTTCAGTGAAGCATGCGCAAGTTGCCCATTTTCCTCGCCGCTGTAGCCACACTGGCCTTCGTTCCCGTGCAAGCCGCGATCATTTTCACCGTCAACGGCACCGTGACGACAGCGGCCGCCGGATGGAACCTCAACGACCCGGTGACGTTCACTTGGACATTGGCCGGCAACACGCCCGAAGCATCAGCCGGCGCCACGACCATGACCTGGTCTGAGGAACTGTCCACGCAACCGGTCCTTTTCGCCAATGTGACCGGCACCGGACTGACGGGGACTTATACCCGGCCCGTCCAATTCCTCGGCAGTCCGTATTCTTTTCTCCAAGTGAATCTCGAGCCAGCGACCCTCATTTACGCAGGAACCGATGCGGAGTTTATCGGGCTCTACGCGCCGAACAGCTCTCAAGTGTTCAGGGTCTTTGCCAACGTAGGAGCCGCGTTCGGTTATGCCATGCAAAATCCCGCGCCGTCGCCCGATACCTACTTTCCGAGCTATTTGGGAACATACAGCTCGGTCACGACTTCATCCTATCCCATCCAAAGTTCCGTCAGCACCGCGAGCGGAACGATGGAGTTTAGCCCGACCTCATTCACCATTTCCCAAGTCACAGAACCCGTTCCCGAACCCGGCACCTGGGTCGCCGCGGCGCTGCTCGCCGGCGGTGCGGCTTTCGTGCGCTGGCGCAAACGCCGCGACGAAGGGCCGAAAGAAGCAGCCTGAACGATGCGCGCCCGCAACCTGAAAACCCCGCGCAAGTTCAGCGTTGTCATGGCGCCGCCTTCCGCGATCGCCGGTTTTTTCCTTGCGGCCTTTCTCTTTCTTGCTCCCGCCGCGCAAGCGGCGGACGGGACATGGAGCGGGGGTTCGGGCAGCTTGTGGAGCGACACTGGCAATTGGAGCGCGTCGCCGGTGCCGGGTTCGGGCAACACGGCGACGTTCAATAGTGCCGGCAACGGCAACACCACCATCGATTTGGGCGTGGGTGTGACGATCAGCAACCTTGCGTTTGATACCGCGAATGCCGCGGCTTACACGATCGGTTCGGGTGCGGTCGGTTCACAGACGAACACCCTCAATAACAGCAACGCTGTCATCGCGGTGGCCGGAACGGTCGCCAATAGCCAAGTCATCAACGCCAACATCGTGCTGGGCACCGCGATCACGGGCACGACGCGCATTGCCAATGACGCTTCTGGCGCCAGTGGTGTGGCTCTGAATTTGGCCGGCAACATCACCGGCGGCACGGGAGGAACGGCAGGGACAAAAACCGTGATTGTTTCCGGGACGGGTGCGGTGAACCTCCAAGGCGCCATAACCAGAGGCGGAGCGAGCAGCCTCAATTTGTTGAATCTCGGAACAGGAACTATGACGCTCAGCGGCAGTGCCACCAGCGTTCTCAGCACCCTGCGGGCCACGAACTCAAGTGGTCGCATCATCGTGGATGGTCAAACCGTCAACGTGAGCTCTAACTCACAATTCGGAAATAGCAGCGGCAACGGAGGAAGTTTTGAACTGAGATCGGGAAGCGCAACATTCTCCAATGGCCTCACAGGCACCGGTGCCTACGCTGCCCAGGAAGTTAAAATCACCGGCGGAACATTCACTGCCAGCACCGTCTCCGCGACCAACATCGTGGTCAACGGCGGAACTTTTTCCAGCGGCATCACGCGAGGTGCGTTCACGCTCGATGGTTCAGCGGCTGCCGCCTACATCGGCGCCAACATTGCGTCGAACACTCCCCTCGTAAATCTCGTGCAGGGCACGCTCGGCGCGAAGGTGGCATCCGTTGTCATCAATAACCCCAGTCTCACTTTGTCTGGCGCAGAAGTGACAATTAAGGCTGCCGATGCCGGCGATGTGGCACGCACCATAAGCATCTGGAGCCCCGTTTCCGGAGCCTATGGATTTACGAAGACGGGCGGTGGAGCGCTGAAGATCGAGACAGCTGCCACTAATGCGATCGATAGTCCGGCGACACTCAACACCTACAGCGGCACGACCACGCTGGAAGCCGGGCAGCTGATTCTAAACAAACCCACGGCTTTGGGCACTGGCGCCTTCGTCATTCTCGGGGGCTCTATTGACTGCACGACCTTCATGTATACGAACGTCACTCTCAGCAACAACAATGCGCAGAGCTGGAACGGTGACTTCGCCTACGTCGGTTCCGTCACAAATTTGAACCTCGGCGCAGGCGCGGTGACGATGAACGCCAGCCGCACGGTCACCGTGAGTAACAACGAACTCACCGTGGGCGGCGCGATCAGCGGATCCGGCTACGGTTTGACAAAGGCGGGCGCGGGCACGCTGAACCTTACCGGCGCGAGCACCTATTCGGGCGCCACGGCGGTGAACGCGGGCACGCTCAAGGTGAACGGATCGGTGGACAGCAGCGTGACCGTGAACAGCGGCGGCACGCTGGCCGGCAGCGGCTATGTCGGCGGGCTCATCGTCGGTTCGGGTGGCACGATCAGTCCGGGCAACTCTCCGGGCACGCTCACGGCCACCAACGCGGTGTGGAATGCCGGCGGCAACTACAACTGGCAGATCTATAACGCCACGGGCGCGGCCGGTTCGGGTTGGGACTTGCTGACCGTCACCGGAACACTCGACCTGTCCGCACTTTCCGTCGGCAGCGAATTCAACATCAACATATGGTCCTTGTCGCAGGTCACACCCGACGTGGACGGCGAGGCGATCAACTTCAACCCGGCGCAAAATTACTCTTGGACCATCGCCACCGCGTCGGGCGGTATTACCGGCTACAGCGGCACCAGCCAGTTTTTGATCAACACCAACGCCACCAAAGGCGCCGCCGGTTTTGCCAACCTGCTTGATGGCGGTAACTTCTCCGTCGTTAAGAGCGGAAGTAATCTCAACCTTGTCTTCACCTCGGCCAGCGCCGCGGTCCCCGAACCCGGCCCATGGGCGGCGGCAGCGCTGCTCGCCGGCGGCGCAGGCTTCGTGCGCTGGCGCAAACGCGCGAATGTTTCCCAAGGGCAGGGAACGTAGAGGGCCGTGGCCCGCGATCGGTTCCGCCTTTCGAATTCGCGGCCAAGCTGTCCACCATTTGCCATATGGTGACAGCGCGTTAAGGTGCGGGGGATTTTTTGTTCCATGGAAAACGAAGAGCCGAACATTTTTGTAAAGACGGGATCCGCGGTGGCCGACTTTTTCACCCGCTGGTGGCGCGAGGCGACGGGCCCGATCGAATGGCATCACGCGCAGACGCCATTCCATGCGGTTTTGCGTCGCGTTCTGCTGTGGGTTCCGGTGGCGGTTTTGGCGGCTGTGGTTTTCGGCTCGATCGGGTTGCACTTTTTTGTCGGCTGGCGGGCGCGCGATCTGGCACGCAAGGCGGTGGCCAGTGC
The nucleotide sequence above comes from Chthoniobacterales bacterium. Encoded proteins:
- a CDS encoding response regulator transcription factor; translated protein: MKPVRCLAVDDERLARRHVVRLLSTRPDIVVVGEAGSKASALRAIREHQPELLLLDVQMPRGGGFDVLAALDNPPHVIFVTAFDRHATHAFEVNAIDFLLKPINEERFHRSLDRAVRLIRSGALDVAAVRPQLQPDDLALVPLGGSGRFVGVDDIVLVEAQGNYSRITTRDGKHLTARQTLKQWSACLPPEMFVQLDRGLIVNRHCIRTAEFSVRSALVRLGEHGQKLHLGAAAASRLRELLAP
- a CDS encoding PEP-CTERM sorting domain-containing protein, coding for MRKLPIFLAAVATLAFVPVQAAIIFTVNGTVTTAAAGWNLNDPVTFTWTLAGNTPEASAGATTMTWSEELSTQPVLFANVTGTGLTGTYTRPVQFLGSPYSFLQVNLEPATLIYAGTDAEFIGLYAPNSSQVFRVFANVGAAFGYAMQNPAPSPDTYFPSYLGTYSSVTTSSYPIQSSVSTASGTMEFSPTSFTISQVTEPVPEPGTWVAAALLAGGAAFVRWRKRRDEGPKEAA